AACGGCGATAATGGCCGGTCCGGACGGCAGGTCGAACGGGACGGATAACGTGAAGCCGAGAACGCCCGCAAGCAACGCCGACATAACTGACCAGAAAAACGTCCCGCCCATGGTTCGTGAAACGAGCAACCCCGTGACCGCCGGCAACACGAGGAAATTGAATACGAGCATCACGCCGGCAAACTGCATCGCGAACGCAATCACCAGGCCGAGCGTGAGGTACAGGAACAGATTCCAGAATCCGGCGCGGAAGCCCAGAGTGCTAGCGGTCTCGCGATCAAAAGAAACGAAAAGAAACTCCTTATAGAAAATTATGTGCGCGAGCAGAACTGGAATGGCGACAGCCAGCAGCACAATCGTGTCCCCACGGGTTATCCCCAGGATGTTGCCATGGAGGAACAAGTCATGCGCCTCCCCCGCGGCGGCCTTGGAGATAAGCAGGATGCCGGCGGCGCCCGCCACAGCGTATGTGACGCCGATCGTTGCATCGGGCGGAATGCGCCCGCGTCCGCTGCCGGAACCGAAGAACAGTACTCCCGCGAGTGTGACCATCAGCGAAACCGCGATTGGATGCGTGGTGAGGCCCATGGCGAAGCCCTGGCCGGCCAGCCAGAGCGCGAGGGCAATGCCGGCAGACGAAAGCTCGGCGAGCGCGGCACCGACAAACACAATGCGCCGAAGAACGACATACACACCGAGCACGCTGCATGCTGCCGCAATCACCAGGGTCCCGTAGAGCGATTCCCGAAAGAGCAGAACGGTGTCAATCAATTGCTGCGCTCACCGCCATATCCGCTCGAGGCGGAGACGCGCCCGGAGGTGGAGCTTCCGGCGCCAGTGGCTCGCGCCTGGCGACAACGATGCGGTGGCCGTTCACGCAGTCTACGTCCACCGGAATACCATACATGTCGCTCAGCACTGATGACGACATGATCTCGCCTACCGTACCAATTCTGAACCCACCGTTCATCACCAGCGCTATCCGCTCGACGTAGTTCGCCACTTCATTCAAGGCGTGACTCACCATCAGCACCGTCAGTCCGTCGCGTTCGTGGAGCTGTCGGACAAGTCCGAGGATCTGCGTAGTGGAAACGAGGTCCATGCCGTTGGTTGGCTCGTCCAGAATGAGAACATTGGGATCGCCTACCAGCGCCCGCGCGATGAGCGTGCGCTGTTTCTGTCCTCCCGAAAGCGCGTTCAAGGGTTGTTCGGCGAGCTCCAGAATCCCCACGTGTTCCAGCGCCGCGTGAGCAAGGTCACGATCCTTTCGGCCGGGCCTTCTGCCAAGTCCGACTCGGTCGTAGCGGCCCATCATGACAACGTCCTGCACTTTGAGTGGAAAGTTATAGTCCACCTGATCCCTCTGGGGGACGTATCCGTAGCGCAATCCCGGCGCGTGGGTTACGGTGCCGCCAATGGGGTTCAGCGATTTCAGGATCGCACGCAGGATTGTTGTCTTGCCGGAGCCGTTCGGCCCGACGATCCCGAGAAAATCACCCTCGGGAATCGAAAATGTCAGCTTCGAAAGGATGACGCGACGCCCGTAGCCTAATGTCGCGTTGTCGAACGACACTAGGGCCGTCACCGGACTGCCGCCGCCACCTGCTGAATGTCCGAGCTGAGGAGCTGTACGTAGTCGTTGATGCCTTTCGCTCCGCCGACCGAGGGGGGCAGCATCAGCACTTTGATGCCGGTTTTGCGGGCGACGAAATCAGCGGTCTTCCGGTCGTAGAACGGCTCCATGATGATCGCCTTTGCTCCCGTGCGCTTGATGGTCTGGATCAGGCCGGCAATGTGCGACGGCGAAGGTGGAACGCCAGGCTTTGGCTCGATGAACCCGACGATGTTCATGCGGGTGAACTGGGCGAAGTACCTCCAGCTCGTGTGCCACGCGACGACTGGCTTTCCCGCGATAATAGCGAGAGCCGGTTTCCAGGTACGCTGGGCGGCGTCGAGCTTACCTTCGAAAGCGCGCGTGTTGGCGGAGTACGCCGCCGCGTTCTTCGGATCCAAGTCGCTGAATCGCTTCTGGAACAGGCGTGCAATGCGCCGCCCGTTTTCGGGGTGAAGCCAGTAATGCGGATTGCCAAGTGCGTGAACGTCGCCCTGACTTCGGTCGACGTCTCCTGCAGGCACATCCAGCAGGGGGACAGCCGAAGACACATCTACATATCCGACAGAGCCAGGCCGGATCTTCGGATTGCGCGCGCCGTCGAGCAGGAGTGGCATCCATCCAACTTCAAGGCCGAGGCCGACGAACGCCCACACATCGGCATTCCGAAGCTGGAGAACGAAGCTCGGCTTCGCTTCAACGAAATGCGGGTCCTGGTATCCCTCGCTGACATGGCGTGTCGTGACCATTCTTCCGCCTACTTCCGAGGCGATTTCCGCAAGGTCAGAGGTGCTGGTTACAACCTTCAGCTGGGCGCTTGCGGTATTACCGGTGATAGCGATCGCCAACACGGCGACCAGCCATCCGCGCATGAAAAATTGTCTTTTCATTTTATTACTGCTCCAGAGAATGGGTAGAAATCAGAACGGATGTGGGCGGTGCGGGCCAACGGCAAACGTGCTTTGCAACAGGATCCTGTTGACTCCCTTACGCTCGCCTGCGGCGAACTGTCGCTCAAATCCAAGCACGAACTTCGAGAACTCACTCGGGAAGAACTGGAGGTAGCCCGATGCCGCGGTGAGGGTTTTCTCTCCTGAACCGGCGTCAGCGAGCGCGTCCTGTACCCAGTCATACCGGGCTCCCAGATACGTGCGACGGGATAGCTGATAGCGCGAAAAAAGGTAAGCGCCATTTGCATTGCGGGTGGGTCCGGAGAATTCTGCCGATTGAACCTCGCGGCGCAGGTCATCGTCCCACTGATTTATCTGTCGCATCACTTCGGCCTGCACGATGAAAGATTTGTACAATCCCCGCTGCAGCGGTCGCCACCGGTACGTCAGGTCCGCGCCAATGAGGCTTTGACGTGCATTGACTGCGTTCACCTCGACTGCGAATTGACAGTCAATTGCCAGATCGCAGCTTGCTGGCTGCGCTCTTCTGCCAGTGGCAGCGCTTCCAGAAAGCTCGAGATTCGTGGATTCAGAGAGGTCCCAGTAGTTACGAAGCCGCGCCGAAACCCCGAGTCCGGCCAGGCTGCGATTCGCCGCTTCCGCCGCAATCAGGTCTCCTTCCGGCTCACCGATCTGGTTCACGCCCGTCAGTTGAAGTTCCTGATAGAATCCCAAAGGAGCGAATACTCTGCTCAGCCACAGCCCCGTACCTTTTAAACCTTCGGGCCCGAGAAACTGCTGAATCACATGGGGATACTCGATAGCCTGAAGTTCCGCCCTATGCGTTGTGTTCTGCTTTCCGAACGGCATGTGAAAGCGACCGATCCTGGCGGCGATCTGTTTTGGTAGCGCGGTTGCGGTGATGTATGCTTCTTCGACCGCAATTCCTTCGAGGTCGGATATCCCAAGGATGAAATCCGCGCGGAAATACGGGTCGACGGCAGAGCTGAGCGCGAGCTCGATTTCGCGGATGTCGACTCTCTTTCCGCTCTCCTGAGTGCTGCCCTTGGGCGAGAAATCACCGATGACCTCGCCAATAGCGCTGATGTCGGGCATCAATCGCGGATTCGATGGTCCTCCGCGAGCCGGGACTGTCGGGGAGTCGGGAGACGAAGAGCCGGGGTTCGCTGCTCCAGCCTCGAGCTCGCGGACGATGGCGATTGAATCGGCACGCGCAATGCTGTCCGCTCGTGCGACAGAATCACGCGCTGGAGTCGGTCTTGGTTGAGGCGTCTGCGCTTGAAGCACCGTGGGTGCAACAATGGCAAACGCGCAGAGGAAAAAACGTCCTCGCATTTGTCCTTCCGTATGTGATTGTTATTCCGTTGTGCGCACGACGGTTGAGTCGAACGCATGGCGCATTGGAGGCGACTCAGCCAGCGTAGCCGCGGATGGCCAGCGGCGAGAGTGGCTATACGGAAGCGGGAGGAGCGCGGGGTCGGGAGTCTGTCTGCGGCTCGAGGCCGGCAAACGATATGTGCGCAGGCACGCGCAGACGCGAGGCGCGGTCAAGTGATACGCCCTGTTGTCGTCCAGGCTCGGAGGAGGCAAGGAGCTGGCGTGCGAGACAAGCGGTGCAGTTCGCGTCGTCATGCGCGTGGTGCAGCCCTGTGCCCGTGGATTCCACATGCGCGTCAGCGCTTGCGCCAAGTCGTCCTTCCAGTATGGGCGCGAACGCAAGCACGATCTGCGCGACAGCGAAAAACAGCATCGCCGGACGCCAGAACACGCGCGGAAGGGATCGAGATGAAGGCACGAAGGTCATACCCGCCGAAGTCTACACCCGTTCCGATCGGGTCGCGAGCAACCTTTCAAACAAAAAGATCGATCAGGTTTCGACATACCCGCGCAATCGCTCGAGCATTGCACGGTCGGTGACATCGGGCTCGACCTTCGGAGTTTCGATGACCTTGGCGATGCGCGCCAGATGCGCGTCGTTCATGATTCGACGGAAGGCCGATTCTCCAATGGCTCCCTCTGCAATCAATTCGTGCCGATCGCGCCGCGAGCCCAGTGGAGTCTTCGAGTCGTTGAGATGCATCATCCGGAGTCGCTCGTAGCCGACGACATTGCTGAATCGGGTCCATACGGCGTCGTAATCGTTGCTGATGTCGTACCCGGCGGCAAAGATGTGGCAGGTGTCCACGCAGACACCCACTCGTGACCGGTACTGGGCCGGGACCGCTTCGATGATTTCCGCCATCTCCTCGAAACTGGCGCCGAGAGCGGTGCCGCTCCCAGCGGTGGTTTCAAGTAGTACGATCGTCTGCCCCGGCACCCGCTCGAGGGCAACCCCGATTGCCTCGGCGTTCCGCGCGATTCCGCTCGCACGATCGTCCATGAAATTACCGGGATGAGAAACGAGATAGTTGAGCTTGAGCGCTTCGCATCGATTCAGCTCGGCGGCGAAGGAATCCAGCGATTTCGCGCGAAGGAGGGGGTCCGGTGATGCAAGGTTGATCAGATAGCTGTCGTGAGCGCACGTTTCGGCAACCAGGGTCTCGGCGAGCGCAGCGACGAAGTCCGTGCACTCACCGGGCTCACAGTCCCGCTCGGCCCAGCGATTTGCCATCTTGGTGAAAACCTGCATCGCGGTGGCGCCAACGGCGCTAGCTCGCGGAGGTGCGAGGCGGGTTCCTCCAGCGATGGATATGTGAGCGCCAAGTGGTGCCGCCGCGGCCGTGGGATCGTCTGCCTTTGAGGTGCGCCCCGCTCTGCTACCGGCTTTTCTAGCGCGAGCCACGCAACCAGGTAAGCGGATCGACCGCCGGTCCCCCGCGCCGGATTTCGAAGTGCAGATGTGGCGGGAGAGACGGATCATTGGCGCCTATCGTTCCGAGAATCTGCCCCTTGGCAATGCGTGCTCCCTTGCTGACCGCCATCCGGTTGAGCGAGCCGTAAACGGAGTAATCGCCCCCGCCATGCTCGAGGATGACCGTGTTCCCGTATGTTCCCATGACATCGGCAAGCACTACCTCCCCACTCGAAACGGATTTTACTTCCGTGCCCGTGCCCGCGGCGATGCCGATTCCATTCCACCGCGTTGTCGTGTTGTTCGCATTGACGACTCTCCCAAATCGATAGATGATCGAGCCTTCGAGCGGCCAGTCGAGACGACCCAGATCACTGGTTCGGATGGTGCTTGGAGCCGATGGCCTGGCATTCGGGCGCGATGCCGCGCGTCGGCGCGCCGCCTCGAAGCTGGCGATAACACTATTCAGTCGGGCCTCGCTGCGCGCGAGTTGGGCGAGGCGGCCCTTGGCTTTTTTCGCATCCTGCCTAACGCGCACGAGGCTTCTTTCGCGTGAGGTTTCCAATATTTCGAGACGCTCGGCCTCACGTGATTTTTCGCCCCGGTTCTGCGCGACTCCACTCTGAAGTGAAATGAGCTGGCGGCGCTGTCCGATGATCATCGTTCTCAGCTGATCGACTCGGCGCACCACCGCGCGATCGCGTTGTGCCAGGATATGCAGATACTTGTACCGCGCCACGAGATCGCCAAACGTTTTCGCCGAGAGCATCACCTCGAATGTAAAAAGCGGTCCGCGTTTGTAGATCTCCACGAGGCGTTTCTGGAGCACGGCACGCTTGAGCTGAACCTCGTCCTGCGCGCGAACAAGGTTCGCCGTCGTATTCTCCACTTCCCCATTCAGAGTGGTGAGCTGCTGATCGAGGGAACGGACGACTCGCACGGTGGCATTGTGCTGCCGATTGATGTTATCCACCTCTTCCGAGATATCGTGGGCTCTCGTCTGAAGACCCTTCATCCGGCGCTGCAGCTCGTCGCGCTCCCGCTTGATGCGCGCAAGCTCCTGTTGCTGAGTCCGGATTCTGGCATCACCCGACTCTTGAGCCGCCAGCGCCGCTCCGGCGAATAACATCATGCCGAGAACGAGCGCGCCGGATTTCAGATTCGGCGTAGGTGACTCCATACAGAAGTTGCACTTCCCGCAACACCGATCAACGCGCCGCTCAGGATTCCGAGCAGCACAAGGCGTATATCGAAGAAGACAAGCTCCATGAAGCG
This DNA window, taken from Gemmatimonadaceae bacterium, encodes the following:
- a CDS encoding metal ABC transporter permease gives rise to the protein MIDTVLLFRESLYGTLVIAAACSVLGVYVVLRRIVFVGAALAELSSAGIALALWLAGQGFAMGLTTHPIAVSLMVTLAGVLFFGSGSGRGRIPPDATIGVTYAVAGAAGILLISKAAAGEAHDLFLHGNILGITRGDTIVLLAVAIPVLLAHIIFYKEFLFVSFDRETASTLGFRAGFWNLFLYLTLGLVIAFAMQFAGVMLVFNFLVLPAVTGLLVSRTMGGTFFWSVMSALLAGVLGFTLSVPFDLPSGPAIIAVSGALALVGFFVRLAQRR
- a CDS encoding ABC transporter ATP-binding protein; protein product: MTALVSFDNATLGYGRRVILSKLTFSIPEGDFLGIVGPNGSGKTTILRAILKSLNPIGGTVTHAPGLRYGYVPQRDQVDYNFPLKVQDVVMMGRYDRVGLGRRPGRKDRDLAHAALEHVGILELAEQPLNALSGGQKQRTLIARALVGDPNVLILDEPTNGMDLVSTTQILGLVRQLHERDGLTVLMVSHALNEVANYVERIALVMNGGFRIGTVGEIMSSSVLSDMYGIPVDVDCVNGHRIVVARREPLAPEAPPPGASPPRADMAVSAAID
- a CDS encoding metal ABC transporter substrate-binding protein, with translation MKRQFFMRGWLVAVLAIAITGNTASAQLKVVTSTSDLAEIASEVGGRMVTTRHVSEGYQDPHFVEAKPSFVLQLRNADVWAFVGLGLEVGWMPLLLDGARNPKIRPGSVGYVDVSSAVPLLDVPAGDVDRSQGDVHALGNPHYWLHPENGRRIARLFQKRFSDLDPKNAAAYSANTRAFEGKLDAAQRTWKPALAIIAGKPVVAWHTSWRYFAQFTRMNIVGFIEPKPGVPPSPSHIAGLIQTIKRTGAKAIIMEPFYDRKTADFVARKTGIKVLMLPPSVGGAKGINDYVQLLSSDIQQVAAAVR
- a CDS encoding deoxyribonuclease IV produces the protein MIRLSRHICTSKSGAGDRRSIRLPGCVARARKAGSRAGRTSKADDPTAAAAPLGAHISIAGGTRLAPPRASAVGATAMQVFTKMANRWAERDCEPGECTDFVAALAETLVAETCAHDSYLINLASPDPLLRAKSLDSFAAELNRCEALKLNYLVSHPGNFMDDRASGIARNAEAIGVALERVPGQTIVLLETTAGSGTALGASFEEMAEIIEAVPAQYRSRVGVCVDTCHIFAAGYDISNDYDAVWTRFSNVVGYERLRMMHLNDSKTPLGSRRDRHELIAEGAIGESAFRRIMNDAHLARIAKVIETPKVEPDVTDRAMLERLRGYVET
- a CDS encoding peptidoglycan DD-metalloendopeptidase family protein, with translation MESPTPNLKSGALVLGMMLFAGAALAAQESGDARIRTQQQELARIKRERDELQRRMKGLQTRAHDISEEVDNINRQHNATVRVVRSLDQQLTTLNGEVENTTANLVRAQDEVQLKRAVLQKRLVEIYKRGPLFTFEVMLSAKTFGDLVARYKYLHILAQRDRAVVRRVDQLRTMIIGQRRQLISLQSGVAQNRGEKSREAERLEILETSRERSLVRVRQDAKKAKGRLAQLARSEARLNSVIASFEAARRRAASRPNARPSAPSTIRTSDLGRLDWPLEGSIIYRFGRVVNANNTTTRWNGIGIAAGTGTEVKSVSSGEVVLADVMGTYGNTVILEHGGGDYSVYGSLNRMAVSKGARIAKGQILGTIGANDPSLPPHLHFEIRRGGPAVDPLTWLRGSR